From a single Limisphaerales bacterium genomic region:
- a CDS encoding type II toxin-antitoxin system VapB family antitoxin, producing the protein MRTTLNIDDALLEQARDYTGVQEKTALVRLGLEALVQREAARRLAALGGSMPNLKVSPRRRSA; encoded by the coding sequence ATGAGAACGACACTCAATATTGACGATGCCCTGTTGGAGCAAGCGCGTGACTACACGGGTGTGCAGGAGAAAACCGCGCTAGTAAGGCTGGGGCTTGAGGCGCTGGTGCAGCGGGAGGCCGCCCGGCGGTTGGCGGCCTTGGGCGGTTCCATGCCCAACCTGAAGGTGTCGCCGCGCCGGCGATCCGCGTAA
- a CDS encoding alpha/beta hydrolase: MNFRKRSLLLPTIALAVLAAGCRSTPKPWRPEKLGVLGILGKQWQGRPIEPSATFADVAYGTDARHRLDFFQAPGEGPRPLYVFFHGGGFSVGDKWGLRSDVIRAFHARGISVASCNYRLAQSGPLPQPLHDGARAIQFLRSKASEWKIDPQRVAAGGHSAGGLMALWLATHDDLANPTSDDPIARQSTRLTCAATSDAPTNLDATVVFGWFGVNNLKEYPSTKDCFAIQSLDELTHPHVIALARRCSPYYHVSADDAPVFLSHTRAKDPVTERTRPNSWVHHALFGLKLQEKMRAAGVECVVHYKHGPIPENYKDGVDFVAQKFGLK; the protein is encoded by the coding sequence GTGAATTTTCGTAAACGGAGTTTGTTGTTGCCGACGATTGCATTAGCAGTGCTTGCGGCGGGTTGCCGTTCCACTCCCAAACCGTGGCGGCCGGAGAAGTTGGGCGTACTTGGGATACTCGGCAAACAATGGCAGGGGCGGCCCATCGAGCCTTCGGCCACGTTTGCAGATGTTGCTTACGGCACGGATGCGCGGCATCGGCTGGATTTTTTCCAAGCGCCCGGCGAGGGGCCGCGTCCGCTCTATGTTTTTTTTCATGGCGGCGGCTTCAGCGTGGGCGACAAGTGGGGGCTGCGTTCCGATGTGATCCGCGCCTTTCACGCACGCGGCATTTCGGTGGCTTCGTGTAATTATCGGCTCGCCCAATCCGGGCCGTTGCCGCAACCGCTGCACGATGGCGCGCGGGCAATTCAATTTCTGCGCAGCAAGGCAAGCGAATGGAAAATTGATCCCCAACGCGTCGCCGCCGGAGGCCATTCCGCGGGCGGGCTGATGGCGTTGTGGCTGGCTACGCACGATGATTTGGCAAACCCCACCAGCGACGATCCCATTGCCCGGCAGTCCACCCGCCTCACCTGTGCCGCCACCAGCGATGCGCCCACCAACCTCGACGCCACGGTGGTGTTCGGATGGTTCGGCGTGAACAACCTCAAGGAATATCCGAGCACCAAAGATTGTTTCGCAATCCAGTCGCTCGACGAACTCACCCATCCGCACGTGATCGCCTTGGCGAGGCGATGCTCGCCCTACTATCACGTGAGCGCTGATGACGCGCCGGTTTTTCTCAGCCACACGCGGGCCAAAGATCCCGTCACCGAACGCACCCGCCCCAACTCATGGGTGCACCACGCCCTCTTCGGCCTTAAGCTGCAGGAAAAAATGCGCGCCGCCGGCGTGGAATGCGTGGTGCATTACAAACACGGCCCCATACCGGAAAATTATAAAGACGGCGTGGACTTCGTCGCACAAAAATTCGGCCTGAAATAA
- a CDS encoding DUF1501 domain-containing protein: MNQDYPLYNRADHTARTEDLFLNRRQWLTRTSGGFGALALSCMMAEQGFAQDSGKGALAPKQPPNKAKAKRVLHVFLQGAAPHMDLWDPRPELNKSGGMQRGNRKLLASPFKFPKFGKSGLQMSEIWPNIGRHADDIAIIRSLYTDAPAHGPATYMMNTGEMQEIRPAVGSWALYGLGTENQNLPGFITMSPGNAPDARNFTNAFLPGAFQGTFVNSNNTKIEDIIKNIKSDFASRNDQRKQLDLLLKLNEIHKQKRQAEGALEARINTFELAYRMQTDAREAFDIAGEKPETLAKYGNNGQGRQLLIARRLLERGVRFVQVNQGGWDLHNGIANRAARNAQQLDPAVGALMDDLKERGLFEDTLVYISSEFGRSPTEDGGGGRSHNARGMSTVLAGGGIKGGIGYGSTDELGGSAVENKVHVKDLHATILNQLGFDHEKLNFRNGGRDFRLTQPTRTLPQGGQVVEGVIA, translated from the coding sequence ATGAATCAAGATTACCCACTTTATAACCGCGCCGACCACACGGCACGCACCGAAGATTTGTTTTTAAACCGCCGCCAATGGCTCACACGCACAAGCGGCGGCTTTGGCGCACTAGCGCTCTCGTGTATGATGGCTGAGCAGGGATTTGCCCAAGATAGCGGCAAAGGTGCGCTGGCTCCCAAACAACCGCCGAACAAGGCCAAAGCCAAGCGCGTGTTGCACGTCTTTTTGCAGGGCGCGGCGCCGCATATGGATTTGTGGGATCCGCGACCGGAGCTGAACAAGAGCGGCGGCATGCAACGCGGCAACCGCAAGCTACTCGCCTCCCCCTTCAAGTTTCCGAAGTTCGGCAAGAGCGGCCTGCAGATGAGCGAAATCTGGCCCAACATCGGCCGACACGCCGATGACATCGCCATCATCCGCTCGCTCTACACCGATGCCCCCGCGCACGGCCCGGCCACTTATATGATGAACACCGGCGAGATGCAGGAAATCCGCCCCGCCGTCGGCAGTTGGGCGCTGTACGGACTCGGCACAGAAAACCAAAACCTACCCGGCTTCATCACCATGAGCCCCGGCAACGCGCCCGACGCGCGCAACTTCACCAACGCCTTTTTACCCGGCGCGTTTCAGGGCACTTTCGTGAATTCCAATAACACGAAAATCGAAGACATCATCAAAAATATTAAGAGCGACTTTGCCAGCCGAAATGATCAGCGCAAGCAACTGGACCTGCTGTTAAAACTCAATGAGATTCACAAACAAAAGCGACAGGCCGAAGGCGCGTTGGAAGCCCGCATCAACACCTTCGAGCTAGCCTACCGCATGCAAACCGATGCCCGCGAAGCCTTTGACATCGCCGGCGAAAAACCCGAGACCCTCGCCAAGTACGGCAACAACGGCCAAGGCCGGCAGCTACTCATCGCGCGGCGTTTGCTCGAGCGCGGTGTGCGCTTCGTTCAGGTAAACCAAGGCGGCTGGGATCTCCACAACGGCATCGCCAATCGCGCCGCACGCAATGCCCAACAGCTCGACCCCGCCGTGGGCGCGTTGATGGATGACCTCAAGGAACGCGGTCTATTTGAGGATACCTTGGTTTATATCTCCAGTGAATTCGGCCGCAGCCCCACCGAAGATGGTGGCGGCGGACGCAGCCACAACGCGCGCGGCATGAGCACCGTACTCGCCGGCGGCGGCATCAAAGGCGGCATCGGCTACGGCTCCACCGATGAACTAGGAGGATCGGCCGTGGAAAACAAAGTCCACGTCAAAGATTTGCACGCCACGATTCTCAATCAACTTGGGTTCGACCACGAAAAGCTTAACTTCCGTAACGGCGGCCGGGATTTCCGGCTCACCCAGCCCACCCGCACGCTGCCGCAAGGGGGCCAAGTTGTGGAAGGCGTGATCGCGTAG
- a CDS encoding serine esterase yields the protein MLTHELIPAAEADSKSLMVVLHGLGDSLEGYRWLPDAIGLPWLNYLLVNAPDDYSGGFSWYDIYENPGPGVERSRAALFELLDAQREAGFPTDQTFQFGFSQGCLMTMEVAMRYPHRLAGFVGVSGYIHEPEQAITELSPVAKEQKILFTLGTFDPLIPAEKVKGQLNILRQDGGMQIEAKEFPKEHTIAGEEELSLIRDFISAARGDQ from the coding sequence ATGCTTACGCACGAACTCATTCCAGCCGCCGAGGCGGATTCCAAATCGTTGATGGTGGTGTTGCACGGCTTGGGCGACAGCTTGGAGGGCTATCGTTGGCTGCCGGATGCGATAGGGTTGCCATGGCTGAATTATTTGTTGGTGAATGCGCCGGATGATTATTCCGGCGGATTTTCGTGGTACGACATTTATGAAAACCCCGGGCCGGGGGTGGAGCGCAGTCGGGCGGCATTGTTTGAATTGCTCGATGCCCAGCGCGAAGCGGGCTTTCCCACCGACCAAACTTTTCAATTCGGATTCAGCCAGGGTTGTTTGATGACGATGGAAGTGGCGATGCGTTATCCGCATCGGCTGGCCGGTTTCGTGGGGGTGAGTGGCTACATTCACGAACCGGAACAGGCGATCACGGAACTTTCGCCGGTGGCGAAGGAGCAGAAAATTCTTTTCACGCTGGGTACGTTTGACCCGCTCATCCCAGCGGAAAAAGTGAAGGGCCAGTTGAATATTTTGAGACAGGACGGAGGGATGCAAATCGAGGCCAAAGAATTTCCCAAGGAACACACCATCGCAGGCGAGGAAGAGCTGTCGCTCATTCGCGATTTCATTTCCGCCGCGCGGGGAGATCAATAA
- a CDS encoding PSD1 domain-containing protein, which produces MKNNLTRTLNPTQPAAFIPLIAVVLICLTSAASAQQISPADQEYFEAKIRPILVDNCYNCHGDGATKGGLDLGSKGGSRAGGNTGSAVVPGDPGKSILIKRIKNLADPMPPSNKDPLTDAQISELESWIRRGAPDPRTGKSAGVIKTQSDREKAKAHWAFHKVKTPTPPLPEYVFNGKLKGWIQNPIDAYILKSLEEQNMVPSLPAEKWALLRRVYFDLIGLPPSYEDIQRFTSGQETYEQVIDRLLASPQYGERWGRYWLDVARYADTTGSDNRRGNVSRYIYAYTYRDWVINSMNEDKPYDKFLIEQIAADQQKTNHGDLAAMGFLTLGRRDRNNEEIIDDRIDVLTRGTLGLAVYCARCHDHKFDPVPTADYYSLYGVFNSSREPDDKTKLKDYVLATGSTSGGDGTYAGRSDVAEYQSKLKTLTADHKQYRLQKEYENNNNSRQFIASYMYWTHMYTKNDIRVRDKRREFESTLDKLMQKATGDKKAKSKIKLKSEVGETWQNYMRRKKEDDRVFGPWVTYGNVSTNAAGRFISAELTKAQAKLRPLLAKPDPKNKRAKRINPIVAKYFPLNNPPANMGEVMKRYDAMFKLADQQWRFAIQQFTAQRAQSKPGEQMDPPKSMADAQKRFGVEYDKQFGKDYAIQMEEIRRVIFERGHPCKSTFDELKRNDRGLENEERDRFLSKIETLKIDHPGSPPLAMVLVDGAPRNERIMIKGNRGQRGKEVPRQFLEILSGDDRKPFPKNTSGRLELAKAIASKENPLTARVMANRIWMLHFGKGIVSSISEFGVRAMDPSHPELLDYLAWYFTTHNWSMKTLHKHILMSNTYQQTSDDNPRYSIKDPNNIYYYKMDRRRLDFEAFRDGMLSISGKADLAMGGKPLRLTGGSPNYRRTVYALIDRRNLDEVFKTFDFANPDKTAGQRFTSTVAQQALFMMNSPMVADLAHQLVNRKEFTSIQDDRARITALYNMIYQRAPEPIELKLGVRYLQQQTGGVTTGAMKSTPTWYNGYGQADRYNEKNKLYSIKFFQFPFTDGKVWKGNSPQFGPLELTATGGHPGSHPNVAVIRRWVAPTDTIVDVRARLEHKLDDTAEAARKDKMNEVLRKFYDDKVWDGITGVIVHSRVANGGARLGKELWRSDVRRTARGTDLSNLTVKRGDTIDFIVYSGKVIDPKALASTKRNYGLENPQQDQFTWNPTVSIKKEIADAINNKAGSLQITSWQASSEFLGSTYKPKPLNAWEKYVQVLLLSNEIAFVD; this is translated from the coding sequence ATGAAAAATAACCTCACCCGCACACTCAACCCAACCCAACCGGCCGCCTTCATCCCACTGATCGCGGTCGTTTTGATTTGCCTCACCTCCGCCGCATCCGCCCAGCAAATTTCGCCGGCAGATCAGGAATATTTTGAAGCCAAAATCCGGCCCATCCTCGTAGACAACTGCTACAATTGCCACGGCGACGGTGCCACCAAAGGCGGGCTCGACCTTGGAAGCAAAGGCGGCTCACGCGCCGGAGGCAATACTGGTTCGGCCGTCGTGCCGGGGGATCCGGGGAAAAGCATCCTCATCAAGCGCATTAAAAACCTCGCCGACCCGATGCCCCCTTCCAACAAAGACCCCCTCACCGACGCGCAGATTTCCGAACTCGAAAGCTGGATCCGCCGCGGCGCGCCCGATCCACGCACCGGCAAATCCGCCGGCGTCATCAAGACGCAGTCCGACCGGGAAAAAGCAAAAGCCCACTGGGCATTTCATAAAGTAAAAACCCCCACGCCGCCCCTGCCCGAATATGTGTTTAACGGCAAACTTAAAGGCTGGATCCAAAACCCCATCGACGCCTACATCCTCAAATCCCTCGAAGAACAAAATATGGTCCCCTCGCTCCCGGCGGAAAAATGGGCACTCCTACGCCGCGTGTATTTTGACCTCATCGGCCTTCCCCCAAGCTACGAAGACATTCAGCGCTTCACCAGCGGACAGGAAACCTACGAACAAGTCATCGACCGCCTGCTCGCCAGCCCGCAATATGGCGAACGTTGGGGCCGCTATTGGCTGGACGTCGCCCGCTATGCCGACACCACTGGCTCGGACAATCGCCGCGGCAACGTATCCCGCTACATTTACGCCTACACCTATCGCGATTGGGTCATCAACTCAATGAACGAAGACAAGCCATACGACAAATTTCTCATTGAACAAATCGCTGCCGACCAGCAAAAAACCAATCACGGCGACCTCGCCGCTATGGGCTTCCTCACGCTGGGCCGTCGCGACCGCAACAACGAGGAAATCATCGATGATCGCATCGACGTGCTCACCCGCGGCACCCTCGGCCTCGCCGTCTACTGCGCCCGCTGCCATGATCACAAATTTGACCCAGTACCCACTGCCGATTACTACTCACTCTACGGCGTATTCAATAGCTCCCGTGAGCCCGACGACAAGACAAAGCTCAAGGATTACGTGCTGGCAACCGGATCCACCAGCGGTGGCGATGGCACCTACGCAGGTCGCTCCGACGTTGCCGAATATCAATCCAAGCTGAAAACGCTCACCGCCGACCACAAACAATACCGTCTGCAAAAAGAATACGAAAACAACAACAACTCCCGCCAATTCATCGCTTCATATATGTATTGGACTCATATGTATACCAAAAACGATATCCGCGTGCGCGACAAACGCCGAGAATTCGAGAGCACACTCGACAAACTCATGCAAAAAGCCACCGGCGATAAAAAGGCTAAGAGCAAAATCAAGCTCAAGTCGGAAGTCGGCGAAACCTGGCAAAATTATATGCGGCGAAAAAAGGAGGACGACCGCGTGTTTGGCCCGTGGGTCACCTACGGAAACGTATCCACCAACGCCGCCGGACGCTTCATTTCCGCCGAGCTCACCAAAGCCCAAGCCAAGTTACGCCCATTGCTCGCCAAGCCCGATCCGAAAAATAAACGCGCCAAACGCATCAACCCCATCGTGGCAAAATATTTCCCACTCAACAATCCCCCCGCCAATATGGGCGAAGTTATGAAGCGATATGACGCTATGTTTAAACTCGCCGATCAGCAATGGCGGTTTGCCATCCAGCAATTCACTGCCCAACGCGCCCAAAGCAAACCCGGTGAACAGATGGACCCTCCAAAAAGTATGGCCGATGCCCAAAAACGATTCGGCGTGGAATACGACAAACAATTTGGCAAAGATTACGCAATCCAGATGGAGGAAATCCGACGCGTGATTTTCGAGCGAGGGCATCCCTGCAAATCCACCTTCGACGAACTTAAACGCAACGACCGCGGACTCGAAAACGAAGAACGCGATCGCTTCCTATCCAAAATTGAAACACTCAAAATTGACCACCCCGGCTCGCCTCCTTTGGCTATGGTGCTCGTGGATGGCGCCCCACGCAACGAGCGCATTATGATCAAAGGCAACCGCGGACAACGCGGCAAGGAAGTGCCCCGCCAATTTCTGGAAATCCTCTCCGGCGACGATCGCAAACCCTTCCCCAAAAACACCAGTGGCCGCCTCGAACTCGCCAAAGCCATAGCCAGCAAGGAAAATCCACTCACCGCACGCGTGATGGCGAACCGCATTTGGATGCTCCACTTCGGCAAAGGCATCGTCAGCTCCATCAGCGAATTCGGCGTGCGCGCCATGGATCCCTCTCACCCCGAGCTGCTCGATTACCTCGCCTGGTATTTCACCACCCATAACTGGTCCATGAAAACGCTGCACAAGCACATCCTCATGTCCAACACCTACCAGCAAACCAGTGATGACAACCCGCGCTACAGCATCAAGGATCCCAACAACATTTATTACTACAAAATGGACCGCCGCCGGCTGGACTTCGAAGCCTTCCGCGACGGCATGCTTTCCATATCCGGCAAGGCCGACCTCGCCATGGGCGGCAAACCGCTGCGCCTCACCGGCGGCTCCCCCAACTATCGCCGCACCGTCTACGCCCTCATCGACCGCCGCAACCTCGACGAAGTTTTCAAGACCTTCGATTTTGCCAACCCGGACAAAACCGCTGGCCAGCGATTCACTTCCACCGTCGCCCAACAGGCACTCTTCATGATGAACAGCCCGATGGTGGCGGACCTCGCGCATCAACTCGTTAACCGCAAGGAATTCACCTCCATCCAGGATGACCGCGCCCGCATCACTGCGCTCTACAACATGATCTATCAGCGCGCACCCGAACCCATCGAACTCAAACTCGGCGTGCGTTATTTGCAGCAACAAACCGGGGGCGTCACCACCGGGGCAATGAAAAGTACCCCCACTTGGTATAACGGCTACGGTCAAGCCGATCGCTACAATGAGAAAAACAAACTCTACTCCATCAAATTCTTCCAGTTCCCCTTCACCGACGGCAAAGTTTGGAAAGGCAACAGCCCGCAGTTCGGCCCACTCGAGCTCACCGCCACCGGCGGGCATCCCGGTTCACACCCCAATGTAGCCGTCATCCGCCGCTGGGTGGCCCCGACCGACACCATTGTGGATGTCCGAGCCAGGCTTGAACATAAACTCGACGACACCGCCGAAGCCGCCCGCAAAGATAAAATGAACGAAGTCTTGCGCAAGTTTTATGATGACAAAGTGTGGGATGGCATCACCGGCGTCATCGTTCATAGCCGAGTGGCCAACGGCGGTGCCCGCCTCGGCAAAGAATTGTGGCGCAGCGACGTGCGGCGCACCGCACGCGGCACAGATCTCTCCAACCTCACAGTGAAACGCGGCGACACGATCGACTTCATCGTATACAGCGGCAAGGTCATTGACCCCAAAGCGCTCGCCAGCACCAAACGCAATTATGGCTTGGAGAATCCCCAACAGGATCAGTTCACTTGGAACCCCACCGTGAGCATCAAAAAAGAAATCGCCGACGCCATAAACAATAAAGCCGGCTCACTCCAAATCACTTCCTGGCAAGCCTCCAGCGAATTTCTCGGATCCACCTATAAACCCAAGCCCCTCAACGCCTGGGAAAAATACGTCCAAGTCCTCCTCCTCTCCAACGAGATCGCCTTCGTGGATTAA
- a CDS encoding arsenate reductase ArsC, translated as MPLSTLNPQPSTKLILILCTGNSCRSHLAEGILRAAVGDAATVASAGSHPAGFVHPMAIEVMAEIGIDISGHASKHLDQFLEKEVHTVITVCGNADAACPNFPGQSAKHHWPFDDPAKAEGAEEEIRATFRRVRDEIRVKFEAYARNLAAAR; from the coding sequence ATGCCACTCTCAACGCTCAACCCTCAACCCTCAACCAAACTCATCCTCATCCTTTGCACCGGCAACAGCTGCCGCAGCCATCTCGCTGAAGGTATCCTGCGCGCCGCCGTGGGCGATGCCGCCACCGTGGCCAGCGCGGGATCGCACCCCGCCGGTTTTGTTCACCCGATGGCCATCGAGGTGATGGCCGAGATCGGCATCGACATCAGCGGCCATGCCTCCAAACATTTGGATCAGTTTTTAGAAAAAGAAGTGCACACCGTCATCACCGTGTGCGGCAATGCCGATGCGGCTTGCCCCAATTTCCCTGGCCAATCCGCAAAACATCATTGGCCCTTTGATGACCCCGCGAAGGCCGAAGGTGCCGAGGAAGAAATTCGTGCCACCTTTCGCCGCGTGCGCGATGAGATTCGCGTGAAGTTTGAAGCGTATGCGCGGAACCTGGCCGCTGCCCGTTGA
- the dnaG gene encoding DNA primase yields the protein MARLIPDNTLEQVRAASDIVEIIGGYFPLKRAGGNHVALCPFHKENSPSFNVNPQRQIYHCFGCHAGGDVFKFIQEYEHIGFVDAVKRLAERAGIPLELEDDPRAGEKRREKDALLKVHEQLAKRWHNVLLNDAAGQPARDYLQARGVSAEAVEAFRLGFAPGDWEDTVNWAKAQQHEPRVMEQAGLVASKDGRQYGRFRARLMFPIRDEQSRVIGFSGRVLEADVKGAKYVNSPETPIFHKSKVIYGLDKARRPIIAAESVLICEGQLDTIACHMAGIENVVAPQGTALTADHARVLKRYANEVILCFDSDTAGQTAAVRSLDGLLDSELAIRVMTVPAPHDPDSFIREKGADAFRALMEAAPGFFDFYLQYLVTENDTGSDRGRQAVIRAMGEAVRKTHDAVLLDRVVQQTALAVGASAEAVHAEFARLPKERVNRPREEEVSPAVISTEPPSRKEEWLLRLAFHEAEGAVYGEWVAAQLNPEWVEHVGVRHILERAPALGMNAGALVPELDEANARLLTGALAADDPIPNPATQLADLVSRLRARYLDRRLAELTRLTAQPNLPEAELLCVLEEQKEIRAQKQKALPPVAG from the coding sequence ATGGCCCGGTTGATTCCTGATAACACCCTCGAACAGGTGCGCGCCGCCAGCGATATCGTCGAAATTATCGGTGGCTATTTTCCCCTCAAGCGCGCGGGCGGCAATCACGTGGCGCTCTGCCCCTTTCACAAAGAAAACAGTCCCAGCTTCAACGTCAATCCGCAGCGGCAAATTTATCATTGCTTCGGCTGTCATGCGGGCGGTGACGTGTTTAAGTTCATTCAGGAATATGAGCACATTGGGTTTGTGGATGCAGTAAAACGGCTGGCCGAGCGGGCGGGCATTCCGCTGGAACTGGAGGATGACCCGCGGGCGGGTGAGAAGCGGCGCGAAAAAGATGCGCTCTTAAAAGTGCACGAACAACTCGCCAAACGCTGGCACAATGTGTTGCTCAATGACGCCGCCGGACAACCGGCACGCGATTATTTACAGGCGCGCGGCGTGAGCGCCGAAGCGGTGGAAGCCTTTCGGCTCGGCTTCGCGCCGGGCGATTGGGAGGACACGGTGAACTGGGCCAAAGCGCAACAGCACGAGCCGCGCGTGATGGAGCAGGCCGGTTTGGTGGCGAGCAAGGACGGCCGGCAATACGGTCGCTTCCGTGCGCGGCTGATGTTTCCTATTCGCGATGAACAAAGCCGTGTGATTGGTTTCAGCGGGCGCGTATTGGAGGCGGATGTGAAGGGCGCAAAATATGTGAACTCGCCCGAAACCCCGATTTTTCACAAAAGCAAAGTGATTTATGGTTTGGACAAAGCGCGCCGCCCGATTATTGCCGCCGAGAGCGTACTCATCTGCGAAGGCCAGCTCGACACCATCGCGTGCCATATGGCTGGCATTGAAAATGTGGTGGCGCCGCAAGGCACCGCGCTCACCGCGGACCACGCGCGCGTGCTTAAGCGTTATGCCAATGAAGTGATTTTGTGTTTTGATTCCGACACCGCCGGCCAAACCGCCGCCGTGCGGTCGCTCGACGGCTTGCTCGATAGCGAGCTGGCGATTCGGGTGATGACTGTCCCTGCGCCGCATGATCCGGATAGTTTCATCCGCGAAAAGGGCGCGGACGCGTTCCGCGCATTAATGGAAGCGGCACCGGGATTTTTTGATTTTTACCTGCAATATCTGGTCACCGAAAATGACACCGGCAGCGATCGTGGCCGGCAGGCGGTCATCCGAGCGATGGGCGAGGCGGTGCGAAAAACGCACGACGCCGTGCTGCTTGATCGCGTGGTGCAACAAACCGCGTTGGCCGTGGGCGCGTCCGCCGAGGCGGTGCACGCGGAGTTTGCGCGGTTGCCGAAGGAGCGCGTGAATCGTCCTCGGGAGGAGGAAGTTTCCCCGGCGGTGATTTCCACTGAACCTCCCTCGCGAAAGGAGGAATGGCTGTTGCGCCTGGCTTTTCACGAAGCGGAAGGTGCGGTATATGGCGAATGGGTGGCGGCGCAGTTGAACCCCGAATGGGTGGAGCACGTGGGCGTGCGGCACATCCTTGAACGTGCGCCTGCGCTGGGAATGAACGCCGGCGCATTGGTGCCTGAGCTGGACGAAGCCAACGCGCGCCTGCTCACCGGCGCCTTAGCCGCAGATGATCCCATCCCAAATCCCGCAACCCAATTGGCGGATTTGGTAAGCCGCCTGCGTGCGCGGTATCTCGACCGGCGTTTGGCCGAGCTGACGCGATTGACCGCCCAACCTAATTTGCCGGAAGCAGAATTGCTTTGCGTGTTGGAGGAACAAAAAGAAATCCGCGCACAAAAACAGAAAGCCCTGCCGCCGGTGGCGGGGTGA
- a CDS encoding tetratricopeptide repeat protein, translating to MGTRQKWAGIMLLLASLWFGVGCTPPGARAMLEGREHLDGNRPQQAAAAFEKATRLLPEDWRTWNHLGLALHRGGKHVDAGKAYQHAIKLMGQDRMLGKREGSHVLYFNMGRLYMDAGQPTYARQHLSTYAQLESNPAAHYWLAEACRRDGRLDEAELELGRALALQPDSARTLNRLGVVQLAREQPMKALDSFRAALQKQPNYSAAQLNLAIVMHRHALPNVSQPRVQALAAYRKYLEMNPKGPQAVQRIVADLDRELNPVAVAANSPTNTVAGYEPPVQVNTNDATFVVQAVFPHGGKFGHVVTTNAVPPRRVAPPPVTVTATNVSVVAPPVPKPQPVIPDPPQPPKPPKPVQVAKVDPPKPQPPTPPVASNPTVAEVKLPNVPGIDRYTYQKPKRPSGGDREQAREKFNQAYQAHRQNQLEDARAAYREALKLDPSYQQAHQNLALAIMSSGDVKAALPVYEIALSLNPLSMNARYGFARALDRAKYPLDSAGEYENLLKMYPTYTPGHLELANLYSQTLQRADLARTHYRRVLVLKPTHAQAPVIREWLAANP from the coding sequence ATGGGAACGAGACAAAAATGGGCTGGGATCATGCTGCTGCTGGCCAGCTTATGGTTCGGTGTCGGCTGTACGCCTCCCGGCGCGCGCGCGATGCTCGAAGGCCGCGAACACCTCGACGGCAACCGGCCGCAACAAGCGGCCGCGGCTTTTGAAAAAGCCACGCGACTTTTGCCGGAGGATTGGCGGACGTGGAATCATCTCGGCCTCGCGCTGCACCGCGGCGGCAAGCACGTCGACGCGGGCAAAGCGTATCAGCACGCCATCAAGCTCATGGGGCAGGATCGGATGCTCGGCAAGCGCGAGGGATCGCATGTCTTATATTTTAACATGGGGCGTTTGTACATGGATGCCGGCCAACCAACCTACGCGCGGCAGCATCTCAGCACCTACGCGCAACTGGAATCCAATCCCGCTGCCCACTATTGGCTGGCCGAGGCGTGCCGGCGAGACGGGCGGCTGGATGAAGCGGAATTGGAACTCGGCCGCGCCTTGGCGCTCCAGCCGGATTCTGCCCGCACACTGAATCGTTTGGGCGTGGTGCAGCTCGCGCGTGAGCAGCCGATGAAAGCCTTGGACAGCTTCCGCGCCGCGTTGCAAAAACAGCCGAACTATTCCGCCGCGCAGTTGAATCTCGCCATTGTGATGCATCGGCACGCGCTGCCCAATGTTTCGCAGCCACGCGTACAGGCGCTGGCGGCATATCGAAAATATTTGGAGATGAATCCCAAAGGCCCGCAGGCGGTGCAGCGCATTGTGGCGGACTTGGATCGCGAATTGAATCCTGTGGCCGTGGCGGCTAATTCGCCCACCAACACCGTGGCGGGCTATGAACCTCCGGTGCAGGTGAACACGAATGACGCGACGTTCGTAGTGCAGGCGGTATTTCCACATGGTGGTAAATTCGGCCATGTGGTGACGACCAATGCTGTGCCGCCCCGCCGCGTGGCTCCGCCGCCGGTCACTGTGACTGCGACCAACGTTTCCGTCGTGGCACCGCCCGTCCCCAAACCTCAGCCGGTAATTCCAGATCCACCTCAACCGCCTAAGCCACCCAAGCCGGTGCAAGTGGCCAAAGTGGATCCTCCCAAGCCGCAGCCGCCCACGCCACCTGTTGCCTCGAACCCTACCGTGGCAGAGGTGAAGTTGCCCAATGTGCCGGGTATTGATCGGTATACTTATCAAAAACCCAAACGGCCCTCGGGAGGGGATCGCGAACAGGCGCGCGAAAAATTTAATCAAGCTTATCAGGCTCATCGGCAGAACCAGTTGGAGGATGCCCGGGCCGCTTATCGTGAGGCGTTGAAGCTGGATCCGAGCTATCAACAGGCGCATCAAAATCTTGCATTGGCAATTATGAGCAGCGGCGATGTGAAGGCCGCGTTGCCGGTTTATGAAATTGCGCTCTCGCTGAACCCGCTTTCGATGAACGCCCGCTACGGATTTGCCCGGGCATTGGATCGGGCGAAGTATCCTTTGGATTCCGCGGGCGAATATGAAAACCTGCTCAAGATGTATCCAACGTACACGCCAGGGCACCTCGAGCTGGCCAATCTGTATTCGCAAACACTTCAGCGCGCCGATCTCGCCCGGACACATTATCGCCGCGTGCTGGTGCTGAAGCCGACCCACGCACAGGCGCCGGTGATTCGTGAGTGGCTGGCAGCCAATCCCTAA